In Scheffersomyces stipitis CBS 6054 chromosome 8, complete sequence, one DNA window encodes the following:
- the PHA2 gene encoding Prephenate dehydratase (PDT) (Prephenate dehydratase (PDT) (BACTERIAL)~go_function prephenate dehydratase activity; amino acid binding~go_process L-phenylalanine biosynthesis; metabolism), whose translation MVTKVAFLGPEGTYTHQAVIQQFGNKDNVSIYPVKTISDCFKEIHSKNVDFAVVPLENSINGGVVFTFDLIRDWFIPSLQNNSRQNDDTEQFVSIHHNFLTRAEDVSKITCIYSHPQVWTQVTGFLSTIPASIPRIDSTSTSKAAELVNGDESNTSACISSQMSSDLYQLPIRNANIEDNPNNTTRFLVLGYEKPPAPSPSPAPEVGEPERPDSRITSIIFTLNHNDPGALCDVLYEFKKNGVNLTSITSRPSHLKQWQYVFFAEVIGDSSSDANIAKGIESASSICSELVVLGSFDRSWRYWKSS comes from the exons ATGGTCACCAAAGTCGCATTCTTGGGTCCAGAAGGGACATATACACATCAA GCAGTTATCCAGCAGTTCGGCAACAAAGACAATGTTCTGATATATCCAGTCAAGACAATTTCAGACTGTTTCAAAGAGATCCACTCCAAAAATGTAGATTTCGCTGTGGTTCCATTAGAAAACTCTATCAATGGTGGTGTAGTTTTCACTTTTGACCTCATCAGAGATTGGTTCATACCGTCTTTGCAGAACAATAGTAGACAAAATGACGACA CTGAGCAGTTTGTGTCTATTCACCATAACTTCTTAACTAGGGCAGAAGACGTCTCCAAGATCACATGTATATATTCTCATCCCCAGGTGTGGACCCAGGTCACAGGCTTCTTGTCAACTATCCCGGCTAGCATTCCCAGAATAGACAGTACGTCTACTTCAAAGGCTGCTGAGTTGGTTAATGGTGACGAATCCAATACCTCAGCCTGTATCTCATCTCAGATGAGTTCAGACTTGTACCAATTGCCTATAAGAAATGCCAACATAGAGGACAATCCTAACAACACCACCAGATTCTTAGTTTTGGGATACGAGAAACCACCCGCTCCATCTCCATCCccagctccagaagttggagaGCCAGAAAGACCAGATTCTCGTATTACTTCTATCATCTTCACTTTGAATCACAATGATCCAGGTGCACTTTGTGACGTATTGTacgagttcaagaagaatggagTCAACTTGACTTCGATCACATCTAGACCATCCCATTTGAAACAATGGCAGTATGTTTTCTTCGCAGAGGTCATTGGCGATCTGAGCAGTGACGCTAATATTGCTAAAGGTATAGAGCTGGCTAGTAGTATTTGTCTGGAATTGGTAGTGCTCGGTTCCTTTGACAGAAGCTGGAGGTACTGGAAATCATCGTAG
- the APL2 gene encoding beta-adaptin, large subunit of the clathrin-associated protein (AP-1) complex — MSLERKIRSFLTGPRKGETFELKSGLVSQYKHERKDAIQRVIQAMTVGKDVSSLFPDVLKNIATYDLEQKKLVYLYLMNYAKTHPELCILAVNTFVQDTEDPNPLVRALAIRTMGCIRVNKMVDYMEIPLQRTLQDENPYVRKTAALCVAKLFDLNPEMCVEFGFLDQLKGLIKDSNPMVVANSLNALYEIRDMNSDANLEIFTADTETVKNLLMCLNECTEWGRITILTTLNEYHTDDAEEANHIIERVTPQLQHVNPSVVLSSIRAIIHHIDAIPVTAQRAAILKKLSAPLVSLVSSSIPEAQYVGLKNIRIILEKYPQILSKELRVFFIKYSDPLYLKLEKLEIMVRLANDSNSALLLGELKEYAMEFEPSLVAKAIKSIGSVAIKLSGSTVKAINLLNSLIDHRGGDLVINESIVVLTNILRRYPGKNDLITLIIPVISNHISELERSDAMSGYIWLLGEYPKYFSNLHDKLQVLIDDFLSFESVLQLNILTAIVKINLSASGSKYSSLLQKVLESSTKDCENADVRDKAYIYWRLLSSSSTESQKEIILTKLPPITTTIASFNPVVLESLVEELSTLSSVYHKPAFTFIDPNAAHSHVAQGNKSRSSSKKDNIEDLTNLAKQEIINNAKNENLLDFDDDDDALTGDNGAAEGSGSLLDELNDLFSAPVPVSQGQQTQPSSNNDILSLFGAIPQNAPTPVSNVTQGLNNFNIGSNAAPSNTSKLNNDLLDLM, encoded by the coding sequence ATGTCGCTTGAAAGGAAGATTCGCAGCTTCTTGACGGGCCCCAGAAAGGGCGAGACgtttgaattgaagagCGGTTTGGTTTCGCAGTACAAGCACGAAAGAAAGGATGCGATCCAGCGAGTGATCCAGGCCATGACTGTGGGTAAGGATGTGTCTTCGCTCTTTCCCGatgtcttgaagaacatcGCCACCTATGATTtagaacagaagaagttggtctATTTATACTTGATGAACTACGCCAAAACACATCCCGAGCTTTGTATTTTGGCTGTCAACACTTTTGTGCAAGATACTGAAGATCCCAATCCCTTGGTGAGAGCCCTAGCCATCCGTACTATGGGCTGTATACGTGTCAACAAGATGGTGGACTATATGGAGATTCCATTGCAGAGAACGCTTCAAGACGAGAATCCCTATGTGAGAAAGACCGCTGCTCTCTGTGTTGCCAAATTGTTTGACTTGAATCCCGAAATGTGTGTAGAGTTTGGCTTCTTGGACCAGTTGAAGGGTCTCATCAAGGACTCCAACCCTATGGTGGTGGCCAATTCGTTGAACGCTTTATACGAAATCAGAGACATGAACTCCGATGCCAACTTAGAGATTTTCACGGCTGATACCGAAACTGTCAAGAACTTACTTATGTGCTTGAACGAATGCACTGAATGGGGAAGAATCACCATATTGACCACTTTGAATGAATATCATACTGAtgatgctgaagaagccaaCCACATAATAGAGCGTGTGACTCCACAATTGCAGCATGTAAATCCGTCTGTGGTGTTGAGTTCCATCAGAGCCATAATCCACCATATAGATGCTATACCCGTCACAGCGCAGAGAGCTGCTATCTTAAAGAAACTTTCTGCTCCATTGGTTTCGTTGGTTAGTTCTTCGATTCCTGAAGCTCAATATGTAGgcttgaagaatatccGCATCatcttggaaaagtatCCTCAGATCTTGTCCAAAGAGTTGAGAGTGTTTTTCATCAAGTACTCCGATCCCTTGTACTtaaagttggagaagttggaaatcatGGTCCGTTTGGCTAACGATTCTAACAGCGCCTTGTTGTTAGGTGAGTTAAAAGAGTATGCCATGGAATTCGAGCCTTCGTTGGTGGCTAAGGCTATCAAATCCATTGGCTCTGTTGCCATCAAATTGTCTGGCTCTACTGTCAAAGCAATCAATCTTTTGAATAGCTTGATAGACCATAGAGGGGGTGATTTAGTCATCAACGAGTCCATCGTCGTTTTGACAAATATATTGAGACGTTACCCTGGTAAAAACGATCTTATCACTTTAATTATCCCAGTTATATCAAACCATATTTCCGAATTGGAGAGACTGGATGCCATGTCCGGTTACATCTGGCTCTTGGGAGAGTATCCCAAGtatttctccaacttgcATGACAAATTACAAGTCTTGATCGACGATTTCTTGTCGTTTGAGTCTGTATTGCAGTTGAATATCTTGACTGCTATTGTCAAGATTAATCTCTCTGCTTCAGGCTCTAAGTACTCCAGTTTGTTACAGAAGGTGTTGGAGTCGTCCACCAAAGATTGTGAAAATGCTGATGTCAGGGACAAGGCATATATCTACTGGCGTTTAttgtcgtcttcatctaccGAATCACAGAAGGAAATTatcttgaccaagttgCCTCCTATCACCACAACCATTGCTTCTTTCAACCCTGTAGTTTTGGAGTCGTTGGTGGAAGAGTTGTCGACATTGTCGTCTGTCTACCATAAGCCTGCATTCACCTTCATTGATCCAAACGCTGCCCACAGTCATGTAGCTCAAGGTAACAAGTCCAGATCGTCTTCTAAGAAGGACAACATTGAagacttgaccaacttggccaaacAGGAAATTATCAATAACGCTAAGAACGAAAACTTGCTTGACtttgacgatgacgatgacgcACTTACAGGCGACAATGGTGCCGCTGAAGGTTCTGGCAGTTTATTGGATGAATTAAACGACTTGTTCAGTGCACCTGTTCCCGTATCTCAGGGACAGCAGACGCAGCCTTCTTCTAATAACGATATATTGAGTTTGTTTGGTGCAATCCCACAAAATGCCCCAACTCCTGTGAGCAATGTGACCCAGGGATTAaataacttcaacatcgGATCCAATGCTGCTCCAAGCAATACCAGCAAGTTGAATAACGATCTCTTGGATCTTATGTAA
- a CDS encoding predicted protein (go_component nucleus~go_function transcription coactivator activity~go_process positive regulation of transcription) has product MSTANGDLISSLYPPPPVYVKFFTTENLNKLQEWQRQQNDEEIETKQEEADDKDEKDNEKQNETQDTVPPGELRFLVPPQPPSGTHYRGYGNIWSFEDKLPSLKSANWEQLYKDDDESITSETKIKELHKLMDSLLLNFLELIGLASIDPSQYESKIKDISLILININHLLNTYRPHQSRESLIMLLRKQIDAKRASINQVEKVCSEVKQKLLKLTNIQDVYKKDSIVLPDNSDNSPMAENAESIKDEIIKKLLSEH; this is encoded by the coding sequence ATGTCAACAGCAAACGGCGATCTCATATCGTCCTTGTATCCGCCACCGCCGGTTTAtgtcaaatttttcacgaCTGAAAACCTCAACAAGCTACAGGAATGGCAGAGACAACAAaacgatgaagaaatagaaacaaAGCAAGAGGAAGCAGACGataaagatgaaaaagacAACGAAAAACAAAATGAAACACAAGACACGGTTCCTCCGGGCGAGTTGCGGTTTCTAGTACCTCCACAACCACCGTCCGGAACTCATTACAGAGGCTATGGTAACATATGGTCCTTTGAAGATAAATTGCCCAGCTTGAAAAGTGCCAATTGGGAACAGCTATATAAAGATGACGACGAATCGATAACGTCGGAAACTAAAATAAAAGAATTGCACAAATTGATGGACTCCTTattgttgaactttttgGAGTTGATAGGATTGGCTTCTATTGATCCTCTGCAATACGAAAGTAAGATCAAAGATATCTCACTTATACTTATCAACATCAACCATCTTCTCAACACGTATAGACCGCACCAATCTAGGGAAAGCTTGATCATGCTCTTGAGGAAGCAAATCGATGCCAAAAGAGCTTCCATCAATCAAGTTGAGAAGGTGTGTTCTGAGGTTAAACAAAAGTTATTGAAATTAACTAATATTCAAGACGTATACAAAAAGGACAGTATTGTGCTACCAGACAATTCAGACAACTCGCCCATGGCAGAAAACGCCGAGAGTATAAAGGACGAGATAATTAAAAAGTTGTTGTCAGAACATTGA
- a CDS encoding cytochrome c peroxidase (go_function peroxidase activity~go_process response to oxidative stress): MSAIAIKPSLLRAAKTSAPRFSRAAWLAAGLVGTAGTATYLYSNSNNSNSNNSNNAGKKLSTLMAGVLGANVATVPQGKTLKDYQEVYNDIAAKIEENLDYDGGAGFYGQLVRLAWHSSGTYDKNTKTGGSYYGTMIFYPEASDGANNGLANGRDFLYEFAVKYPWISRGDLWTLGGVVAVQESGGPKIPWRPGRVDSYEKKDIPENGNLPDASQDGKYVRNYFKRLGFGDREIVALLGAHCLGKCHPENSGYDGPWGPSFNMFTNDFFVRLLGSWHVRQWDGEKQYEDDETNSFMMLPTDIALKEESYFLKYVKLYAADQDLFFADFSKAFATLLELGIEYPRGTKPFLFKTVEEQE, from the coding sequence ATGTCTGCCATTGCTATCAAGCCCTCACTACTTAGAGCTGCCAAGACATCAGCTCCACGCTTTTCTAGAGCTGCCTGGTTGGCTGCTGGTTTGGTTGGTACTGCTGGTACAGCCACTTACTTGTAcagcaattccaacaactccaactctaacaattccaacaatgcCGGCAAAAAGTTGTCCACCTTGATGGCTGGAGTTCTCGGCGCTAATGTTGCTACTGTTCCTCAAGGAAAGACATTGAAGGACTACCAAGAAGTCTACAACGACATCGCTGCTAAGATTGAAGAGAACCTCGACTACGATGGTGGTGCTGGTTTCTACGGTCAATTGGTCAGATTGGCATGGCATTCGTCTGGTACCTACGATAAGAACACCAAGACTGGTGGTTCTTACTATGGTACAATGATTTTCTACCCAGAAGCCTCCGACGGAGCAAACAACGGTTTGGCCAACGGCCGTGACTTCTTGTACGAATTTGCTGTCAAGTATCCATGGATCTCCAGAGGTGACTTATGGACCTTGGGAGGTGTTGTTGCCGTCCAGGAATCTGGCGGTCCAAAGATCCCATGGAGACCAGGTAGAGTTGACTCCTACGAAAAGAAGGACATTCCTGAAAACGGTAACTTGCCAGATGCCAGTCAGGACGGTAAGTATGTGAGAAATTACTTCAAGAGATTGGGTTTTGGTGATAGAGAAATCGTTGCATTGTTAGGTGCTCACTGTTTGGGTAAGTGCCACCCTGAAAACTCTGGTTACGACGGTCCATGGGGTCCATCGTTCAACATGTTCACCAACGACTTCTTTGTTAGATTGTTGGGCAGCTGGCATGTGAGACAATGGGATGGTGAAAAGCAAtacgaagacgacgaaaCCAACTCGTTCATGATGTTACCTACCGATATTgctttgaaggaagagtcgtacttcttgaagtacgTCAAGTTGTACGCTGCTGACCAGGACTTATTCTTTGCTGATTTCTCAAAGGCTTTCGCTAccttgttggaattgggTATTGAGTACCCAAGAGGCACCAAGCCATTCCTCTTCAAgactgttgaagaacaagaatag
- the HRT1 gene encoding Skp1 Cullin-F-box ubiquitin protein ligase (SCF) subunit, producing the protein MKPIEEQQVQQTSTEEVSKSKNGRQRFEVKKWTAVAFWSWDIQIENCAICRNHLMEPCIECQPNSMNNGQEECIAAWGVCNHAFHLHCIKRWLKTRNACPLDNTEWTYQKFGS; encoded by the exons ATGAAACCTATAGAGGAACAACAAGTTCAGCAAACATCTACAGAGGAAGTGTCCAAGTCCAAAAACGGCAGGCAAAGAtttgaagtgaaaaaatgGACAGCCGTAGCCTTCTGGTCATGGG ATatccaaattgaaaactGTGCCATCTGCAGAAACCATCTTATGGAACCATGTATCGAGTGTCAGCCCAACTCCATGAACAACGGCCAGGAAGAGTGCATTGCTGCTTGGGGTGTGTGTAACCACGCCTTCCATTTGCATTGTATCAAGAGATGGTTGAAGACTAGAAACGCATGTCCTTTGGACAACACAGAGTGGACATACCAGAAGTTTGGCTCCTAG
- the STH1 gene encoding Nuclear protein STH1/NPS1 (Chromatin structure remodeling complex protein STH1) (SNF2 homolog) (Nuclear protein STH1/NPS1 (Chromatin structure remodeling complex protein STH1) (SNF2 homolog) helicase subunit of the RSC complex~go_function DNA binding; ATP binding; nucleic acid binding; helicase activity), which produces MNGSTTLANGSKDSYPYQQSSSLQNNTIEPVIEIPTTKEQLTELLERYYKLLRTGQQLKREYDEQPPPFFDATEKERILIEKVLATISDKQQQFLDEEAQFYEEILQESSTKIESQLDKDIFEKQIASLQLLSKDIDLPETIQSELASSVVDVKEDAVSLDSILKSLSTYSQDFQERAKRLGIKIPVPSTSVDPLQAPLGNYYTEKIITSKIANRLRELENLPGNLGTFGDDVEIDDLKIKTLIELKSLRLLPKQKQLKHNIIASEASQAKFTLPDLVNNPLCLQEKRSFNVRPKIEQPNPHLLATQLEELKQQEEREFQRQLHIAKIQQVLDSSSLYSTAKSSRYNYRSNILVKQINNFHQNTEKEESKKLEKTAKQRLQALKANDEEAYIKLLDQTKDHRITHLLKQTNQFLDTLAQQVKAQQAETFIEDVPIEEVNGEEIEEDTVDELREKIDYYQVAHRIKEEISEQPGILIGGKLKEYQLKGLQWMVSLYNNKLNGILADEMGLGKTIQSISLVTYLIEKKHEDKFLVIVPLSTITNWTLEFEKWAPSVRVIVYKGSPQQRRSMQMDIRMGNFQVMLTTYEYIIRERPLLAKFHYSHMIIDEGHRMKNASSKLSITLKQYYKTKNRLILTGTPLQNNLPELWALLNFVLPRIFNSVKSFDEWFNTPFANTGAQEKIELTEEESLLVIRRLHKVLRPFLLRRLKKDVEKDLPDKVEKVLKCNLSGLQYVLYQQMLKHNAFFVGADAGGAKSGIKGLNNKIMQLRKICNHPFVFEEVEAVLNSSKLTNDLIWRTSGKFELLDRVLPKFKASGHRVLMFFQMTQVMDIMEDFLRWRDMKYLRLDGSTKAEDRQEMLKVFNAPNSDYFCFLLSTRAGGLGLNLQTADTVIIFDTDWNPHQDLQAQDRAHRIGQKNEVRILRLITNDSVEEVILERAHQKLDIDGKVIQAGKFDNKSTAEEQEEFLKRLLEAEANGDENEENDSLDDDELNEILARSEDEKVLFAEIDGQRKKDIESHFKSRLIERDELPTVFTEDISRHFEKDTKELSRMREKKRVKYDDGLTEEQWLMAMDDDNDTVEDAIRRKEERMARRRRKAAKDGDLSEDDEEDLEDDEDGSDGRRKRQRRSRTPQTYRDEDIYGEEDEIADPDEKEADELTVKCTAVIDEIMQLTAEDGHRTSDIFLKLPSRKLYSDYYQIIKRPVSINQVIKHLQQEKFDTFEAFIAELRLMCENAKIYNEESSFVYADAAQIEEVLDRVS; this is translated from the exons ATGAACGGTTCCACAACTTTGGCCAATGGATCCAAAGATAGCTATCCCTACCAGCAGAGCAGCTCTCTCCAGAATAATACTATAGAACCTGTGATAGAGATCCCTACCACCAAGGAGCAGTTGACTGAATTACTCGAAAGATActacaagttgttgagaaCTGGCCAGCAATTAAAGCGTGAATATgatgaacaa CCCCCACCATTTTTTGATGCCActgaaaaggaaagaattCTTATAGAAAAGGTTTTGGCTACGATTTCCGAcaagcagcagcagtttCTAGACGAAGAGGCCCAATTTTATGAGGAAATCTTGCAAGAATCCTCCACTAAAATTGAATCACAGCTTGATAAAGACATTTTCGAAAAGCAGATAGCCAGTTTGCAACTCTTGTCGAAAGATATAGACTTGCCTGAAACCATACAGAGTGAATTAGCTAGCTCAGTAGTTGACGTTAAGGAAGATGCTGTTA GCTTGGACAGTATCTTGAAACTGTTATCGACGTACAGTCAAGATTTTCAAGAGAGAGCAAAGAGATTAGGAATAAAGATACCGGTTCCCTCTACTTCTGTGGATCCCTTGCAAGCTCCTTTGGGCAACTACTACACAGAAAAAATTATCACAAGCAAGATCGCCAATCGTTTGAGGGAGTTGGAGAATTTGCCAGGCAACTTGGGGACATTTGGAGACGATGTTGAAATAGACGATTTAAAAATCAAAACACTcatagaattgaaatcgTTGCGATTGTTGCCAAAgcagaagcaattgaaacATAACATCATAGCCAGTGAAGCCAGTCAAGCCAAATTTACTCTTCCAGACTTAGTCAACAACCCCTTGTGTTTGCAAGAAAAGAGATCCTTCAATGTAAGACCCAAGATTGAGCAACCCAATCCACACTTGCTAGCCACGCAattagaagaattgaagcaGCAAGAAGAGCGCGAGTTTCAACGTCAATTGCATATTGCAAAGATTCAGCAAGTATTGGATAGTTCATCCTTGTACAGCACAGCAAAGTCTTCACGTTACAATTATAGGTCCAACATCTTGGTGAAacaaatcaacaatttccatCAGAATACCGAAAAGGAAgagtccaagaagttggaaaaaaCCGCCAAGCAGAGATTGCAAGCATTGAAGGCtaacgatgaagaagccTATATCAAATTGTTAGACCAAACCAAGGATCACAGAATCACACACCTTTTGAAGCAAACCAACCAATTTTTGGATACATTAGCACAACAAGTTAAAGCACAACAGGCAGAAACCttcattgaagatgttccaattgaagaagtcaatggagaagagattgaagaagatacagTCGACGAGTTACGTGAGAAGATTGACTACTACCAAGTTGCTCACCGTATCAAGGAAGAGATTTCTGAGCAACCAGGTATTCTTATTGGTGGTAAGTTGAAGGAGTATCAGTTGAAGGGTTTGCAATGGATGGTTTCGCTTTACAATAATAAGTTAAATGGTATTTTAGCAGATGAAATGGGTTTGGGTAAAACTATTCAATCTATTTCTTTGGTTACCTACTTGATCGAAAAGAAGCACGAggacaagttcttggttATTGTACCTCTTTCTACAATCACCAATTGGACGTTGGAGTTTGAAAAGTGGGCTCCTTCTGTCAGAGTCATAGTCTATAAGGGTTCTCCACagcaaagaagatccaTGCAGATGGATATCAGAATGGGTAATTTCCAAGTTATGTTAACTACCTATGAATACATTATCCGTGAAAGACCATTGTTAGCCAAATTTCACTACTCACACATGATTATTGATGAAGGACACAGAATGAAGAATGCTTCGTCTAAGTTGTCTATTACATTAAAGCAATACTATAAGACCAAGAACAGATTGATCTTAACTGGTACTCCATTACAAAATAATTTACCCGAATTATGGGCTCTTTTAAATTTCGTTTTACCACGTATTTTCAACTCTGTCAAGTCTTTTGACGAATGGTTCAATACTCCATTCGCCAATACGGGTGCTCAAGAGAAGATCGAATTGACCGAAGAAGAGTCCTTGTTAGTCATCAGAAGATTGCACAAGGTCTTGAGACCTTTCCTCTTGAGACGTTTGAAGAAAGACGTCGAGAAAGATTTGCCAGACAAGGTAGagaaggtgttgaagtGTAATTTGTCAGGTTTGCAATATGTCTTGTATCAGCAGATGTTGAAGCACAACGCTTTCTTTGTGGGTGCCGACGCTGGTGGAGCCAAGTCGGGTATTAAAGGtttgaacaacaagatcatgCAGTTGAGGAAGATCTGTAACCATCCttttgtatttgaagaagtcgaagCTGTATTaaattcttccaaattaACTAACGACTTGATTTGGCGAACCAGTGGTAAGTTTGAACTATTGGACAGAGTTTTGCCCAAGTTCAAGGCTAGTGGACACCGTGTCTTGATGTTCTTCCAGATGACTCAAGTCATGGACATCATggaagatttcttgagatGGCGTGACATGAAGTACTTGAGACTTGACGGTAGTACGAAGGCTGAAGACAGACAGGAGATGTTGAAGGTTTTCAATGCACCAAACTCAGACTACTTCTGTTTCCTTTTGTCTACTAGAGCTGGTGGTTTAGGTTTAAATTTGCAGACAGCTGATACAGTAATCATTTTCGATACCGATTGGAATCCTCATCAAGATTTGCAAGCTCAAGACAGAGCCCATAGAATTGGACAGAAGAACGAAGTGAGAATCTTAAGATTGATCACCAACgattctgtagaagaagtcatcTTGGAAAGAGCTCACCAGAAGTTAGACATCGACGGTAAGGTTATCCAAGCTGGTAAATTTGACAATAAGTCGACTGCTGAGGAACAGGaagagttcttgaagagattgttggAAGCCGAAGCTAATGGAGACGAAAATGAAGAGAACGATTCTTTGGACGATGACGAATTGAACGAGATATTGGCTCGTtctgaagacgaaaagGTTCTATTCGCTGAGATTGACGgtcaaagaaagaaagatatCGAGAGTCACTTCAAGTCCAGATTGATAGAGCGGGACGAGCTTCCTACTGTTTTTACGGAGGATATTTCTCGTCACTTCGAGAAGGATACCAAGGAGCTCAGTCGTATgagagagaagaagagagtcAAGTATGACGATGGGTTAACCGAAGAACAGTGGCTCATGGCCATGGACGATGACAATGATACTGTAGAAGATGCcatcagaagaaaagaagagagaatggcaagaagaagaagaaaggcAGCCAAAGATGGAGATCTTtctgaagacgacgaagaagatttagaggatgatgaagacgGTTCAGATGGCCGTAGAAAGAGACAGCGTCGTTCCAGAACTCCGCAAACTTATCGCGACGAAGATATATATGgcgaagaagatgaaattgcTGATCCTGATGAAAAGGAAGCAGACGAACTCACTGTAAAATGTACAGCTGTCATCGATGAAATCATGCAATTGACAGCTGAAGATGGCCACAGAACGTCCGACATCTTCCTCAAATTGCCATCGAGAAAGTTGTATCTGGATTACTACCAGATCATCAAGCGCCCAGTGTCCATCAACCAGGTGATCAAGCACTTACAACAGGAGAAGTTCGACACCTTCGAAGCATTCATCGCTGAGTTGAGGTTGATGTGTGAAAATGCAAAGATATACAACGAAGAAAGTTCGTTTGTCTATGCTGACGCTGCGCAGATCGAGGAAGTGCTTGACCGTGTTTCGTAA
- a CDS encoding predicted protein has protein sequence MLTNIGIYGRMLAKSSRNSGLRQVYNVRLNSSSTSTTLSWAEYFKLKKQNNIINTGASVFTGLAGGFVTLTYLGNIQVDVEKPIMGLDPLMVLGGAVFLGAGFGYLLGPFAGTSVFKLKNKSTLTQYMARDKEFLSRIRAKRVDPSSQSFSNPVPDYYGEKIYSLQGYKQWLRDCNAFRRKAKEFL, from the coding sequence ATGTTGACAAACATTGGTATCTACGGCAGAATGCTCGCTAAGAGTTCTAGAAACAGTGGTTTGAGGCAGGTGTATAATGTCCGTCTTAATTCTTCCTCCACATCTACCACGTTGAGCTGGGCCgaatatttcaaattgaagaaacaaaacaacatcatcaacacTGGAGCATCAGTGTTTACTGGTCTTGCGGGCGGTTTTGTCACCTTGACCTACTTGGGTAACATCCAAGTCGATGTAGAAAAGCCAATTATGGGCTTGGATCCATTGATGGTGTTGGGAGGTGCTGTTTTTCTTGGTGCAGGTTTTGGCTATTTGTTGGGACCCTTTGCTGGTACCTCTgtgttcaagttgaagaacaagtcgACGTTGACTCAGTACATGGCCAGAGACAAGGAGTTCTTGTCCAGAATCAGGGCCAAGAGAGTTGATCCTTCGTCGCAGAGTTTCTCCAACCCTGTCCCTGACTACTACGGTGAAAAGATCTATTCATTGCAAGGCTACAAGCAATGGTTGCGTGACTGTAATgccttcagaagaaaggcTAAGGAATTCCTTTAG
- a CDS encoding 60S ribosomal protein L9 (go_component intracellular; ribosome~go_function structural constituent of ribosome~go_process protein biosynthesis) has translation MKYIQTDQILEIPEGVHVNINARSIKVTGPRGELTKDLKHIDVTFTKVNNRAIKITVHNGDRKHVAALRTVKSLIANLITGVTKGYKYKLRYVYAHFPINVNIVEKDGDKFVEIRNFLGEKRVRNVKIFEGVTIEQSANQKDELVVSGNSLEAVSQNAADIQQICRVRNKDIRKFLDGIYVSERGTIVEEL, from the coding sequence ATGAAGTACATCCAAACCGATCAAATCTTAGAAATCCCAGAAGGCGTCCACGTCAACATCAATGCCAGATCCATCAAGGTCACTGGTCCAAGAGGTGAATTGACCAAGGACTTGAAGCACATTGATGTTACCTTCACCAAGGTCAACAACAGAGCTATCAAGATCACTGTCCACAACGGTGACAGAAAGCACGTTGCTGCTTTGAGAACTGTCAAGTCTTTGATTGCTAACTTGATCACTGGTGTCACCAAGGGTtacaagtacaagttgaGATACGTCTATGCGCATTTCCCAATCAACGTTAACATCGTTGAAAAGGACGGTGACAAGTTCGTCgaaatcagaaacttcttggGTGAAAAGAGAGTCAGAAACGTCAAGATCTTCGAAGGTGTCACCATCGAACAATCTGCCAACCAAAAGGATGAATTGGTTGTTTCCGGTAACTCTTTGGAAGCTGTTTCCCAAAACGCTGCTGATATCCAACAAATCTGTCGTGTCAGAAACAAGGATATCCGTAAGTTCTTGGATGGTATCTATGTTTCCGAACGTGGTactattgttgaagaactctAA